A window from Candidatus Scalindua japonica encodes these proteins:
- a CDS encoding prepilin-type N-terminal cleavage/methylation domain-containing protein codes for MWELKYKDRNSGFTLIELLVTISIIGVLAGIATIAVGKIRSTKNQTLCVNNLRAISQGLQQYYNDYMSFPDDGYPDDGYLGENKKDKYPLSADLANYINDKSTFVCPEDNDTTSINNFASYDPYYVARKGSYGSDELAIGCPRHRGGKSSTGTFTNGSTKITSVGAVDINGQEIPPDGNTAQRTISNKEDNMTFADGSTVKITDDSGGSYGCFLVQSVRLSDGTLYSIVKVQDSGTIDVNVTSGSKFEVVAPSAIVGVRGTHFTVVTSDNGSRAGYQTDVELFSGNVCVLDRETGETTILTTSTGQSVTTTGDTPMHSHYHTHANGEKHIHEHPSINNAHHGKPIAGTGDEESYD; via the coding sequence ATGTGGGAATTAAAATATAAAGACAGAAACAGTGGATTCACACTTATTGAACTTCTTGTAACGATTAGCATAATTGGCGTGTTGGCCGGTATAGCAACGATAGCCGTTGGCAAGATACGTTCAACAAAAAATCAAACATTATGTGTAAATAACCTGAGAGCAATATCTCAGGGTTTGCAACAGTACTATAACGATTACATGTCCTTCCCGGATGATGGTTACCCCGATGATGGTTACCTCGGCGAAAATAAAAAAGATAAATATCCGCTTTCTGCCGATCTTGCTAACTATATAAACGACAAATCTACGTTTGTATGCCCTGAAGATAACGATACTACCAGTATCAACAACTTTGCAAGTTATGATCCGTACTATGTAGCGCGAAAGGGTTCTTATGGCAGTGACGAACTTGCCATTGGTTGTCCCCGACACAGAGGCGGAAAGAGCTCAACAGGTACTTTTACCAACGGTTCTACGAAAATTACGAGTGTCGGTGCGGTAGATATTAACGGACAGGAGATACCGCCGGATGGGAACACCGCACAGAGGACAATCAGTAATAAAGAAGATAATATGACATTTGCCGATGGCAGCACTGTTAAAATAACAGATGATTCAGGTGGCAGCTATGGCTGCTTCCTGGTACAATCTGTCAGGCTTTCTGATGGCACACTATACAGTATCGTAAAGGTGCAGGACAGTGGGACTATAGATGTTAATGTTACATCCGGCTCTAAGTTTGAGGTTGTTGCGCCAAGCGCGATCGTCGGAGTAAGGGGTACTCACTTTACCGTAGTTACCAGTGATAATGGCTCCAGGGCCGGTTACCAGACAGATGTAGAACTTTTCTCAGGAAATGTTTGTGTATTAGACCGCGAGACAGGAGAGACAACCATATTAACAACAAGCACCGGTCAATCCGTTACTACTACAGGTGACACGCCAATGCATTCACACTATCATACGCATGCAAATGGAGAAAAGCATATTCACGAGCATCCATCCATAAACAATGCCCACCATGGCAAACCTATCGCAGGAACTGGCGACGAAGAATCCTATGATTAA
- a CDS encoding HD domain-containing phosphohydrolase, with product MLIFRIHIRGSAYMLLAGGVLFSFVIASIIVFTGLILFRKSNLMIDMVPFVVMFLMLIGTCLTVNLSSVSGESAMRDIQLNLLLEVGEITTSQDESNQYSLKLFNKEDIQITSALAIPSRPPEELLGPIMRITHCEATALYTLNGDTCSYKHSAFIGPDEIKGEAQRISEPVNKQMRVDAKPIWVETVSRHPGLSHIKNNNLHSFLAVPLVVKKQTIGILYLYNKQTSKISPFAEFTTEELRLISSFSHQVGIALENQRLYTDIHDIFLDYIKSIAAALDARDAYTHGHSRRVAEFSVGIGKEIGLSDGELEFLELSATIHDIGKIGIGENVLNKPEKLTGEEFQIIKSHVVKGSKILEPMSRLRALMPGVRHHHERYDGKGYPDSLKGNEIHLVARIISIADTYDAITSSRVYRNGLPPEVAFKEIENGSGTQFDPKLVLAFIKFMKNS from the coding sequence ATGTTAATCTTCCGAATACATATAAGGGGCAGCGCATACATGTTGCTTGCAGGTGGTGTTCTGTTTTCATTCGTGATTGCATCAATCATTGTGTTTACAGGGCTTATACTATTCAGAAAATCAAATTTAATGATAGACATGGTCCCATTTGTCGTTATGTTTCTTATGCTTATAGGAACTTGTCTGACGGTAAATCTGAGTTCGGTAAGTGGGGAATCTGCCATGAGAGATATTCAGCTAAACCTGCTTCTGGAGGTAGGTGAGATTACAACATCTCAAGATGAATCAAACCAATATTCTCTGAAATTATTTAATAAGGAGGACATTCAAATAACATCTGCGCTCGCAATCCCTTCCAGGCCACCGGAAGAATTACTGGGGCCGATTATGAGGATAACACACTGCGAAGCAACTGCTCTGTATACACTGAATGGTGACACATGCAGTTATAAACACTCAGCTTTCATCGGACCTGACGAGATAAAGGGCGAAGCGCAGAGAATCTCCGAGCCAGTAAACAAACAAATGCGGGTTGACGCAAAGCCAATCTGGGTTGAAACCGTGTCAAGACATCCTGGGTTATCACATATAAAAAACAATAACCTGCACTCCTTCCTGGCAGTACCACTAGTTGTAAAGAAACAAACTATTGGGATACTTTATCTCTATAATAAACAAACTTCAAAAATTTCTCCTTTTGCGGAGTTTACTACTGAAGAGCTGAGATTGATCTCATCATTCTCTCATCAAGTGGGAATTGCGTTAGAAAATCAGAGGCTCTATACTGACATCCATGACATTTTTCTGGATTATATCAAGTCGATTGCGGCAGCGCTTGATGCAAGAGACGCGTATACACACGGACACTCCCGACGAGTAGCAGAGTTCAGCGTTGGAATAGGAAAGGAGATAGGTCTTTCAGATGGTGAACTGGAATTTCTGGAACTCTCCGCTACCATTCACGATATAGGCAAGATTGGAATAGGAGAGAACGTCTTAAATAAACCGGAAAAATTAACAGGTGAAGAGTTTCAGATCATTAAATCACATGTTGTTAAAGGCAGCAAAATCCTTGAGCCCATGTCCAGATTACGCGCTTTAATGCCAGGTGTACGTCATCACCATGAACGTTATGACGGCAAAGGATATCCGGACAGTTTAAAGGGTAATGAGATTCATCTTGTTGCCAGGATCATTTCGATCGCCGATACATACGATGCGATAACATCCAGCAGGGTGTATAGAAATGGCCTGCCACCGGAAGTCGCCTTTAAAGAAATTGAAAATGGGTCTGGTACTCAGTTCGACCCCAAACTGGTATTAGCATTTATTAAATTTATGAAAAACAGTTAA
- a CDS encoding sigma-54 interaction domain-containing protein — protein sequence MEGTKRSEMKNTFKLREEPELWRIIGSSKEIKDVLAKIQTVLESDIPVVIHGETGTGKELVTKAIHYRGPRSKQALCTINCAAIPENLLESELMGHEKGAFTGAVQQQVGKLERANMGTLFLDEITEMPLTMQAKILRVIEEQVFERVGGQKLIQTNVRIISASNKELLSEVNSKNFREDLYYRLNVFRIHIPPLRDRKEDIPELVNVFVNRFDTLSGKKINKVDPSAMDKLKTYHWPGNIRQLQNSIRRAILITPNDTLLPEHFDFPDMDSNGLRMTESLEDGLSKLEAALRRGDLLPLSEVEEIFIRRTLNATNGNISAASEKLDIGRSTVYRKMQEYGIKIEDYQSGE from the coding sequence ATGGAAGGGACAAAACGCTCAGAAATGAAAAACACGTTCAAGTTAAGAGAGGAGCCTGAATTGTGGAGAATCATTGGTAGCAGTAAAGAAATTAAGGATGTTCTTGCAAAGATACAGACTGTCCTGGAGAGTGATATACCGGTTGTTATTCATGGAGAAACCGGTACGGGAAAGGAACTGGTTACAAAAGCTATTCACTATAGAGGGCCTAGAAGCAAGCAGGCTTTATGCACCATAAACTGTGCTGCAATTCCTGAAAATCTGCTGGAAAGCGAATTAATGGGGCACGAGAAAGGCGCATTTACCGGAGCAGTCCAACAACAAGTAGGTAAGCTTGAACGGGCAAATATGGGAACTCTCTTTCTGGATGAGATAACGGAGATGCCCCTTACAATGCAGGCAAAAATTCTGCGTGTAATTGAAGAACAGGTATTTGAAAGAGTAGGTGGGCAGAAATTAATTCAAACAAATGTACGTATTATTTCTGCAAGTAATAAAGAGTTATTAAGTGAAGTTAATTCTAAAAACTTCAGAGAGGATCTGTACTATCGCCTTAATGTGTTCCGAATACACATCCCCCCATTACGTGACAGAAAAGAAGATATTCCTGAACTTGTTAATGTCTTTGTTAATAGATTTGACACACTATCAGGTAAAAAAATAAACAAAGTAGACCCTTCGGCTATGGATAAACTGAAAACTTACCATTGGCCGGGTAATATCAGACAACTTCAGAATAGCATCAGAAGAGCGATACTGATAACACCCAATGATACACTTCTCCCGGAACATTTTGATTTTCCGGATATGGATTCAAATGGTTTGAGGATGACTGAATCCCTGGAAGATGGATTGTCTAAACTGGAAGCGGCGTTGCGAAGAGGAGATTTGCTACCCCTTAGTGAAGTTGAAGAGATTTTCATCAGAAGAACGCTGAACGCGACAAATGGTAACATATCCGCAGCGTCTGAAAAATTAGATATCGGAAGATCTACAGTCTATAGAAAGATGCAGGAGTACGGAATTAAAATAGAAGACTATCAATCCGGCGAATAA
- a CDS encoding CheR family methyltransferase, whose protein sequence is MDKTSENENIEFDLILQAIYWKYGYDFRDYAKASIRRRLRHRLSQSNLKTISEMQHKLLYDIQFFETLLLDLTINSTEMFRDPFFFNTLRKIVIPELGKQSFVKIWHAGCSSGEEIYSTAILLKENGMYESSLIYATDANDEVLDEAKSGIFSIDKMKDYTINYRKSGGLASFADYYTARYDSVIMDNSLKKNIVFSNHNLVTDNVFGEMDMIMCRNVLIYFNRKLQDRVLGLFRDSLRPDAFLCLGPKETVRFSSYSDSFENVAEKERIYRRIG, encoded by the coding sequence ATGGACAAAACGAGCGAAAATGAAAATATTGAATTTGACCTTATATTACAGGCAATCTACTGGAAGTATGGCTATGATTTTAGAGATTATGCCAAGGCATCTATCAGGCGCCGTTTACGCCATCGACTCTCACAATCCAATCTTAAGACAATATCTGAAATGCAGCACAAATTGCTTTACGATATACAATTCTTTGAAACACTGTTATTAGACCTTACTATTAACTCTACCGAAATGTTTCGGGATCCATTTTTTTTTAATACCCTCAGGAAAATTGTAATACCTGAATTGGGAAAACAATCTTTTGTAAAGATATGGCATGCCGGCTGTTCCAGTGGTGAGGAAATTTACTCTACAGCTATTCTATTGAAGGAGAATGGAATGTACGAATCATCCCTGATATATGCTACAGATGCCAACGATGAGGTCCTTGATGAAGCGAAATCGGGGATTTTTTCTATCGATAAAATGAAAGATTATACCATTAATTACAGAAAGTCTGGCGGACTGGCATCTTTTGCGGATTATTATACGGCCAGATATGACAGTGTAATCATGGACAATTCCTTAAAAAAAAATATTGTCTTTTCCAATCACAATCTGGTCACAGATAACGTTTTCGGAGAGATGGATATGATAATGTGCAGGAATGTGCTTATTTATTTTAACAGGAAGTTACAAGACCGTGTATTGGGGCTTTTCAGGGACAGCCTTCGACCTGATGCGTTCCTTTGCCTGGGTCCTAAAGAAACCGTAAGATTTTCATCATATTCGGATAGTTTTGAAAATGTAGCAGAGAAAGAAAGAATATACAGAAGAATCGGATAG
- a CDS encoding diguanylate cyclase produces MKILIVDDKPANCLALQKILAKPGLNIIEASSGNDALALVLEHDFALILLDVQMPDMDGFETAEIIRGNHETKHIPIIFVTAISKEQKYIFKGYDKGAVDYLFKPLDPDILKSKVNVFLELYGQKEVLKKTNIELKKANARILEQQEALIEEERIKVLLQMAGAKAQELNQPLASLLENIALIGEIKDNTAKTKECIYRMKVSGQKILDITKKINTMNYAEPIPSYYNSAAVVSFNRKIQILVVDDSEDVVEWFKAFLADQDLIVFSWAENFKDSFAMLEREQFDIIFLDHILKDGTSIEYLKNIDEKSIETPVIVVTGYGDEMLASKLIQLGAYDYLPKSRINTESLSRVINNTLERARLRKDVKKAQAKMAEMSTVDELTTLYNRRYFIEVLEGEFERADRYETEMALIMMDLDYFKKINDSLGHPAGDMVLSDTGKRLRRHVRKSDLACRYGGEEFAVILPNVRKDSIFSAYERFREMVSKQSFKYESKQFHITVSIGIAFSNDAESANDLLAHADQALYQAKETGRNRTVIYNTNAISVG; encoded by the coding sequence GTGAAAATCCTTATTGTAGATGACAAGCCGGCAAATTGTCTGGCACTCCAAAAAATTCTTGCCAAACCAGGCTTGAATATCATAGAGGCTTCAAGTGGTAATGACGCCCTGGCTCTGGTCCTGGAGCATGATTTCGCGCTTATTCTCCTTGATGTTCAAATGCCTGATATGGATGGTTTTGAGACCGCGGAGATAATACGCGGTAACCATGAAACAAAACATATCCCCATTATCTTTGTCACCGCAATCAGCAAAGAACAAAAATACATTTTTAAAGGATATGATAAAGGCGCTGTGGATTATCTGTTTAAGCCATTGGATCCTGATATTTTGAAGAGTAAAGTTAATGTATTCCTTGAGTTGTATGGACAGAAAGAGGTCCTTAAGAAAACTAATATCGAGTTAAAAAAGGCAAATGCAAGAATTCTGGAGCAACAGGAAGCTCTTATTGAAGAAGAACGTATTAAAGTATTGCTTCAGATGGCCGGAGCAAAGGCCCAGGAGCTGAATCAACCATTGGCGTCTTTGTTGGAAAACATAGCATTGATTGGAGAAATTAAAGATAATACTGCAAAAACTAAAGAGTGTATTTATCGAATGAAAGTATCCGGACAGAAGATATTAGATATAACAAAAAAAATTAATACAATGAATTATGCCGAACCCATACCATCATATTACAATAGCGCTGCTGTTGTCAGCTTTAATAGAAAAATACAAATACTTGTGGTGGATGATTCAGAGGATGTTGTGGAATGGTTCAAGGCATTTTTAGCAGATCAGGATCTTATCGTTTTTTCCTGGGCGGAAAATTTTAAAGATTCATTTGCCATGTTAGAACGTGAACAGTTTGATATAATTTTTCTGGATCATATCTTAAAAGACGGAACCAGTATAGAATATCTTAAAAATATTGATGAAAAAAGTATAGAAACTCCAGTAATAGTCGTTACAGGATATGGCGATGAGATGTTAGCATCAAAGTTGATACAACTTGGCGCATATGATTATTTACCGAAGAGCAGGATAAACACGGAGTCTCTTTCCAGGGTTATAAATAATACACTGGAAAGAGCCCGTCTAAGAAAAGATGTGAAAAAAGCCCAGGCAAAAATGGCGGAAATGTCTACTGTGGACGAATTAACAACATTATATAATCGCCGATATTTTATAGAGGTGTTGGAAGGAGAGTTTGAAAGAGCCGATCGTTATGAGACAGAGATGGCACTTATCATGATGGACTTGGATTATTTCAAAAAAATAAATGATTCGCTTGGTCACCCCGCAGGTGACATGGTATTGTCAGATACAGGGAAGAGACTCAGGAGACATGTAAGGAAGAGTGATCTTGCGTGTCGTTATGGTGGAGAAGAGTTCGCTGTTATCCTGCCGAATGTAAGAAAGGATAGTATCTTTTCGGCATACGAAAGATTCAGGGAGATGGTATCAAAACAGTCATTTAAATACGAGTCAAAACAGTTTCATATAACAGTTAGCATTGGTATTGCGTTCAGTAATGACGCGGAGTCTGCAAATGATTTATTAGCCCATGCAGATCAGGCTCTTTACCAGGCGAAAGAAACTGGTCGGAACAGGACAGTAATTTATAACACTAACGCGATATCGGTTGGGTAA
- the cysS gene encoding cysteine--tRNA ligase, with product MTLKIYNTLTRQKEIFTPLEEGRVGIYVCGPTVYDHPHIGHAKSYVSFDIVVRYLRHLGYEVRYVQNITDVGHLTDNADSGEDKIEKRAKLEKVEPMELVEMYMRSYYEDMDELNNLRADISPRATGHIPEQIDLVSTLIDKGFAYESNQSVYFNVSKLKDYGKLSGRKLEEQESGARIEINPEKKNPADFALWKKAESGHIMKWNSPWGVGFPGWHLECSVMSMKYLGETFDIHGGGLENVFPHHECEIAQSETANEQPFARYWMHNNMVTVDGQKMGKSLGNFVTLKDAFKKFSPLTIRFFVLNTHYSSPIDYSDEALEAANKGLERLYNTIHNLKARMESSNGTEGQEIWKTKLESYKNAFEEAMNENFNTAEAMAVLFNLSKEVNSLLNTDEKVSEWVLSEIDSFYKTYGGNVLGIITDKAAQHCPDGADVYKMEDDLIKVLIDTRNDLRASKQWDLADKVRDRLSELGIIIEDKKEKVAWRKK from the coding sequence ATGACACTAAAGATTTATAACACATTGACCAGGCAGAAAGAAATTTTTACCCCTTTAGAAGAAGGAAGGGTTGGGATATATGTATGTGGGCCGACTGTTTACGACCACCCTCACATTGGACACGCCAAGAGTTATGTCAGCTTTGATATTGTTGTACGTTATCTGAGACATCTTGGTTATGAAGTTAGATATGTGCAGAATATTACTGATGTCGGGCACTTAACGGATAACGCTGATTCCGGGGAAGATAAGATTGAAAAAAGGGCTAAGCTGGAGAAAGTCGAACCAATGGAATTAGTTGAAATGTATATGCGGAGCTACTATGAAGATATGGACGAGTTAAATAACCTGCGGGCTGATATTTCACCTCGGGCTACCGGGCATATTCCGGAGCAGATAGATCTTGTAAGCACGTTAATCGATAAAGGATTTGCTTATGAGTCAAACCAGTCTGTCTATTTTAATGTATCGAAGCTGAAGGACTACGGTAAACTTTCAGGGAGAAAACTGGAGGAACAGGAATCTGGGGCACGCATAGAGATAAATCCTGAGAAAAAAAATCCTGCAGATTTCGCACTCTGGAAGAAGGCAGAATCCGGGCATATTATGAAATGGAACAGTCCCTGGGGTGTCGGGTTTCCGGGATGGCATCTTGAGTGCTCGGTAATGTCTATGAAATATCTGGGTGAGACGTTCGATATTCATGGTGGAGGACTTGAAAATGTATTCCCTCATCATGAGTGTGAAATCGCGCAAAGTGAGACTGCCAATGAGCAACCTTTTGCACGTTACTGGATGCATAATAACATGGTCACCGTCGATGGACAGAAGATGGGTAAATCTCTGGGAAATTTCGTTACCCTTAAAGACGCATTTAAAAAATTTTCACCTCTTACAATACGTTTCTTCGTTCTTAATACACATTATAGCAGCCCGATCGACTATAGTGACGAGGCGTTGGAGGCAGCCAATAAAGGCTTGGAGAGATTATACAATACAATACATAACCTGAAAGCACGAATGGAATCTTCTAACGGGACCGAGGGGCAGGAAATATGGAAAACAAAATTGGAAAGTTACAAAAATGCTTTTGAAGAAGCGATGAATGAGAATTTTAATACGGCAGAAGCGATGGCCGTTCTCTTCAACTTAAGCAAAGAAGTAAACAGCCTCCTTAACACAGATGAGAAGGTTAGTGAATGGGTATTGTCAGAAATAGATTCCTTCTACAAAACTTATGGTGGTAATGTACTGGGTATAATTACAGATAAAGCAGCACAACACTGTCCTGACGGAGCAGATGTTTATAAAATGGAGGATGATTTAATAAAAGTGTTGATTGATACAAGGAATGATTTACGTGCTTCCAAACAGTGGGATCTGGCAGATAAAGTAAGAGACAGGTTAAGCGAGCTGGGAATCATCATCGAAGATAAAAAAGAGAAGGTTGCGTGGAGGAAGAAGTAG
- a CDS encoding AMP-binding protein, translating to MIIESFIKTAKKNFNKIVHEDSTGIALTFGQTLTAGILLSRHVRNFEGDNIALVFPASVGGALAFIATTLSGKTPVGLNFIAGKEEQDWVLDTCDIKTIFTSRVFIQKAKIDEDPRMVFIEDIKEKTSKLEKMMTYFSCKIRSSHSLVQKYKELDAPDKPAIILFTSGSESKPKGVPLTNKNIYVSIRAFSTVFQPKLNDKVLGTLPFFHVFGFIACLWLPLIMGMGAVFHPNPTDYERIGRIVHRNRVTMLLGTSTLYRGFMKRWKREQVSSVRLAFAGAEKLNESVRKKFGEKLGITIFEAYGVTESCSCITVNYPDDFCHGSVGRLMPDVQCKIVNTETYEELQPGNEGLILIKGPNVMNGYYKAPELTEQAFHDGFYITGDIGKIENGFLFITDRLKRFAKIGGEMIPLAPIEDKLSNVLDQDTENEKRSCAIVNIPHSQKGEQLVAFVVDENPDKISLNSELDQAGLPKLSQPDHYISIDSIPMLPSGKVDYKSIKKSALEKFERNV from the coding sequence ATGATTATAGAAAGCTTTATTAAGACTGCAAAGAAAAATTTCAATAAAATTGTGCATGAAGACTCTACCGGGATTGCTCTGACATTCGGCCAGACGCTTACTGCCGGTATTCTTCTCTCCAGACATGTTCGCAATTTTGAAGGCGATAATATTGCTCTGGTTTTTCCTGCCTCAGTGGGTGGTGCTTTGGCGTTTATTGCCACGACACTGTCAGGCAAAACCCCTGTTGGACTCAATTTTATTGCTGGAAAGGAAGAACAGGACTGGGTACTGGATACCTGTGACATAAAAACAATATTTACTTCAAGAGTGTTTATTCAGAAGGCGAAGATTGATGAAGATCCAAGGATGGTATTCATTGAAGATATAAAAGAAAAAACATCAAAACTGGAAAAAATGATGACTTATTTCTCCTGTAAAATCAGGTCGAGTCACTCTTTGGTTCAAAAATATAAAGAGCTTGATGCGCCTGACAAGCCAGCCATAATATTGTTTACCTCAGGTTCGGAATCCAAGCCTAAGGGTGTCCCCCTGACAAACAAGAATATCTACGTCAGTATCCGGGCTTTCAGTACTGTTTTTCAACCAAAACTGAATGACAAAGTGTTAGGTACATTACCATTCTTTCATGTATTTGGCTTTATTGCATGTCTCTGGTTACCTTTGATAATGGGGATGGGGGCCGTTTTTCATCCAAATCCAACTGATTATGAAAGGATTGGCAGGATTGTTCACAGAAATCGTGTTACAATGCTTTTAGGTACCAGTACACTTTATAGAGGGTTTATGAAAAGGTGGAAACGTGAGCAGGTTTCGAGTGTTCGTCTGGCATTTGCAGGTGCGGAAAAGTTAAATGAAAGTGTCAGAAAAAAATTCGGAGAGAAACTTGGTATAACCATTTTTGAAGCTTATGGGGTTACTGAAAGCTGTTCTTGTATTACGGTGAATTACCCTGATGACTTTTGTCACGGAAGCGTGGGAAGGCTCATGCCTGATGTTCAATGTAAAATAGTGAACACTGAAACTTATGAGGAACTTCAACCGGGTAATGAGGGTTTGATACTCATAAAAGGACCCAACGTCATGAATGGATATTATAAGGCCCCTGAGTTGACTGAACAGGCATTTCATGACGGTTTTTATATTACCGGTGATATAGGAAAAATAGAAAATGGTTTTTTATTTATTACTGATCGTCTGAAAAGATTTGCCAAGATAGGAGGTGAAATGATTCCATTGGCTCCTATTGAAGATAAACTGTCGAATGTATTAGATCAGGATACTGAAAATGAAAAAAGGAGCTGCGCAATTGTAAATATTCCTCACTCACAGAAAGGTGAACAACTTGTGGCATTTGTTGTTGATGAGAATCCTGACAAGATATCACTCAATAGTGAACTCGATCAAGCCGGTCTGCCAAAGTTGTCCCAACCTGACCACTACATATCAATAGACTCTATCCCGATGCTTCCATCAGGCAAAGTCGATTATAAAAGTATAAAAAAGAGCGCTTTAGAGAAATTTGAACGGAATGTCTGA
- a CDS encoding OmpH family outer membrane protein produces the protein MNKKSIKYRILTIFLCSVAGIVTFKSVPKDVTAEELKIGVVDINEIFDKYDKRNDLDQELKNAEAEFKKEIESKKKVMIDLNEETQLLDLGSESRDKNMEILERKNVELEGYAKFAEKQLTKKYKDAFEVVYEEIINEVNSFGKEKNYSVIIKKEKPNLQSNQLSDLQFKIGIRTVLYNSSAMDVTPLITERLNTRYQKEKPSSAK, from the coding sequence ATGAACAAAAAATCTATCAAATATCGAATTTTAACAATTTTCCTCTGTTCTGTTGCAGGCATTGTAACATTTAAAAGCGTTCCGAAAGATGTTACTGCTGAAGAACTCAAGATCGGTGTTGTTGATATCAATGAAATATTTGATAAATATGACAAAAGAAATGATCTCGATCAAGAATTAAAAAATGCTGAAGCAGAATTTAAAAAAGAGATAGAGAGTAAAAAGAAAGTAATGATTGATCTCAACGAAGAGACACAGTTGCTGGATTTAGGAAGTGAAAGCAGAGATAAGAATATGGAGATACTGGAAAGAAAAAACGTAGAACTAGAAGGTTATGCTAAATTTGCTGAAAAGCAACTCACTAAGAAATATAAGGATGCCTTTGAGGTAGTTTATGAAGAGATCATTAACGAAGTCAACTCTTTTGGAAAAGAAAAAAATTACAGTGTTATCATAAAGAAAGAAAAACCAAACTTACAAAGTAATCAACTTTCCGATCTTCAGTTTAAGATAGGAATCAGAACTGTTTTGTACAATTCGAGTGCAATGGATGTCACTCCTCTCATAACAGAACGTTTAAATACACGTTACCAGAAGGAGAAACCTTCGAGCGCTAAGTAA
- a CDS encoding YIP1 family protein, translated as MSSSFTNRIIRAAKLDVHLYEEVESDKSAMRQAMVVVILSGLAYGIGSISRGGALGVSLGIVLGLAGWYIWAFIIYFIGTKLLPEHQTKSDVGELLRTLGFASAPGLIRVLGIFPAIQPLVFSLAAVWMLVAMVVAVRQALDYKATWRAVLVCIISFAVQFAIIRSVFLILNVLPKPA; from the coding sequence ATGAGTAGTAGTTTTACAAACCGAATTATTCGAGCTGCAAAGCTTGATGTACATCTCTATGAAGAAGTGGAATCTGACAAGTCTGCAATGCGACAGGCTATGGTTGTCGTAATTCTCTCGGGTCTCGCGTATGGAATAGGAAGTATATCAAGAGGAGGAGCCCTGGGCGTCTCCTTAGGAATTGTTTTGGGGCTGGCAGGCTGGTACATCTGGGCATTTATTATATATTTTATAGGAACTAAACTTTTACCGGAACATCAAACCAAATCTGATGTAGGCGAATTATTAAGGACTCTTGGGTTTGCAAGTGCACCGGGTTTGATCCGAGTATTAGGTATTTTCCCTGCAATACAACCTCTGGTTTTTTCTCTCGCAGCTGTATGGATGTTGGTTGCAATGGTTGTCGCCGTAAGACAGGCACTTGATTATAAAGCAACCTGGCGTGCCGTTCTCGTCTGTATAATCAGTTTTGCTGTGCAGTTTGCAATTATCAGAAGCGTATTTCTCATTCTTAATGTTTTACCAAAACCCGCTTAA